The Intrasporangium calvum DSM 43043 sequence CGGGATCCGACGACTGCGACGGACTTCCGGGTGACCGCAGCGAGGTCGGCCGGGCCGCGTACCCAGAGGCACCACGGTGGAGTGGGCAGGTCGTCGAGTCGCTCGGGCCATTCGTCGTCGCCGGGCACGACGACCCGCGCGCCCACCTTGGCAGCCGTCGCGATGTCGCGGTCCACGTCCAGTCGGCGCACCCGCTCGGCGAACCGGGCCAGCTTGCCGTGACCGCGCCTGACCCGGTCCAGCGTCGCTGAGGGACCGTGCTCGACCAGGAGATGGTGGACCAGTCGATCACCTGGCTCGACGAGCCGCGACAGAGCCGCTCTGGCCAGCCGGTCCTCCGTCATGCCGCCACCCCCACCTGCCCGCGCATGGACAGCGCGAGCTCGACCTGGTCGCGCCCCGGGCGCTGTAGGCCCGAGAGGTCGGCGACGGTCCATGCGCTGCGCAGGCTGCGGTCGTAACCGCGCAGGCTGATGCTCCCCCGGTCGAGCGCTCGGTCGAGCGGGGCCGTGGCGCTGGCCGGCAGTCGCCAGGCCGGCGAACGCAGCAGCGAGCCCGGAACGTGTGCGTTGAGCGCCCAGCCGTCGATGAGCAGGCCCCGCCAGCGCTCGCGTTGGACAGCTCTGGCTGCCGCCACCCGAGCAGCGACCTCCCGGGTGCTGGCTCCCGGCGGCTGCGCCGCCAGGGACAGCCCCGGGGGCTGGACATGGACCTGCAGGTCGACCCGGTCGAGGAGCGGCCCGGAGAGCTTGCCGAAGTAGCTGCGTCGCATCGCCACCGAACAGGTGCAGTCCAGTCCTTGCCCCCAGCCATTCCCGCACGGGCACGGGTTGGCCGCGAGCACCAGCTGGAAGCGAGCCGGGAACGTGACCGTCTCGTGCGCTCGCGCGATGGTCACGCTTCCGCGCTCCAGGGGCGTCCGCAAGGCCTGGAGGACCGCCTTGTCGAACTCGGGGGTCTCGTCGAGGAACAGGACCCCGCAGTTGGCCTGGGTGATCGCTCCCGGCCGGATGTGGCCGCTCCCCCCACCGATGATCGCGGACTGCGATGCCCCGTGGTGGGGGGCGACGAACGGTGGCCGGGTGATGAGGCGGACGTCCTCCAGGAGGCCGAGGACGGAGTGGATCGCGGTCACCGACATCGACTGGTCCTCCTCGAGCGGCGGCAGCAGCGCCGGCAGTCGCTCGGCGAGCATCGTCTTGCCGGCGCCCGGAGGCCCCGCGAGGAGCAGGTGGTGACCGCCTGCAGCCGCGATCTCCAAGGCGATCTTCGCCTCGGCCTGGCCGAGGACGTCCGACAGGTCCGTGCTCGTCCGCGGCACGCTGGCCTCGTCCCGGGGCGGCTCCTCGACGGGCACCACCACCAGGCCGCGGGACAGGTCTCGATAACGCTGGACGAGCTCGCGCACGTCCGACACCGCGTGCACCTCGACGCCGGTCACCAGTCTCGCCTCAGCCGCGTTCACCGCGGGAACCACGACGTGCCGCACCCCGGCGAGGGAAGCAGCGTGCGCTGCCGGCAGGACACCGGTGACCCCCCGGACCGAGCCGTCCAGCCCGAGCTCCCCGAGGTGCACCACCTGACGGACGACCTCGGCGGGCACGATGTTCATCGCCGCGGCGACGGCGATGAAGATGGCCAGGTCGAACCCGGTCCCGACCTTGCGGCGCCCCGCTGGGGAGAGGTTCACGGTGACCCGGCGCTGGTTGACCAGCATCTCGGCAACAAGGGACGACACCGCCTTGATCCGCTCCGGTGACTGCTTGACGGCCGAGTCACCCAGACCGCTGATGACAAACCCGGGCAGCCCCCCAGCCACGTGGGCCTCGACCTCGACGATGAACCCGTTGACGCCGCTCAGACCGACCGCCTTGGTCCGGCCGAGGCTCACTGGACGCCCCGCAGGTGCGTCAGGCGCGGCATCCCTGCTCGCGGCCGCAGGATCGAGATGACGTCGATCCGAATCGTTCGAGTCTCCAGACGGCGACGGACCGCGGCGGGGCGCGCGTCGAGCCAGAGGCAGGCCAGCCGGCGGAGGCGCTGCAGCTTCTGCCGGGTCACCGCCTCGAAGGGTGCGCCGAACTGCTCGGTGCTGCGCGTCTTGACCTCGCACACCACGAGCGTCTCCGCTTCGCGCGCGACGATGTCGATCTCACCCCGCGCGCAGCGCCAGTTGCGGTCGAGGATGGTGAAGCCGGCGTCGGCCAGGTAACGGCAGGCGAGCGCCTCGCCGTACGCACCCAGTGCCCGGGTCGGTGGGATGTCCATGCGAGCAGCCTTGCCGCATGGTCCGTCTCACGCAGACGGGCGGGTTCGGCCTGTGTACGACGCGGCCCGGACCAAGGGGATGTGGACAGCCCGGGTGCCACAGGGGGTGGTGGCGTCGAGCTGGGAGTCCGGCCTCAAGCGCTCAGGAGAACTCCCCGGACTCCGGCAGCTTGATGTCGGGCTTCGGCAGCTCCTCGATGTTGACGTCCTTGAACGTCACGACCCGCACGTTCTTGACGAACCGGGCCGGCCGGTAGATATCCCAGACCCAGGCATCGGCCATGGTGACGTCGAAGAACACCTCTCCCCCGTCGGTGCGGACCTTGAGGTCGACCGAGTTGGCCAGGTAGAAGCGGCGCTCCGTCTCGACGACGTGGGTGAAGAGTCCGACGACGTCGCGATATTCCTTGTAGAGCTGCAGCTCCATCTCGGTTTCGTACTTCTCGAGGTCTTCCGAGCTCACCTGACCGCCGTTTCTGTCTGATCTGCCGTCATGAGGGCCGGCACGTGGGCCTCTGCTCCCTCATTCAACACCCCTTCGAGCGCCTCGTCGGGCAGCGCCACCGTTCCTGGCTCGTAGACCCCGGGGAGCCGCCAGGAGCGACGGTGGAGCTCGCACGGCCCGATGCGAGCGAGGGCGTCGATGTGCTCGGGGGCGGAGTAGCCCTTGTTGAGGGTCCAGCCGTATGCCGGGTGCTCGGCTCCCAGCCGGACCATCAGCTCGTCGCGCTCCACCTTCGCGATCACGCTGGCCGCCGCCACCGACGAGCACTTGAGGTCGGCCTTGATCATCGTCGTCACCGGTGGCGTCGTCGGTCCGGCGGCGTCGGCGAAGGCGAGCAGGCCGACCTCGTACGGCGCGGTGAGCCAGTCGTGGTTGCCGTCGAGGATGACGAGGTCGGGCACGACCTCGAGCGTGGCCAGGGCCCGGAGGCCAGCGAGACGGAGGGCGGCCATGATCCCGATGTCGTCGATCTCGGCGGGCGACGCGTGCCCGACGGAGTAGGCGACCGCCCAGCGCTGGATCCGCGGCACGAGTCCCCTACGGGCTCGCTCGGTCAGCAGCTTGGAGTCCTTGACCCCGGTGGGAGCCGACCGCACGGTCTCGTCGATGACGACGACCCCGACGCTGACGGGGCCGGCCAGGGCGCCGCGCCCGACCTCGTCCATACCAGCGAGCAGCCGGTGGCCGGCGCGCTGCAGCTGGCGCTCCACCCTCAGCGAGGGCTTCTTCGATGGGGTCCTGACCGCCATTCGCGTGGCCCTCAGGACGACGGGGAGCCGGACGGTGCCGGGACGGTCTCGAAGGTTCGCTCGGGCACACCGAGCCAGGTCACGTGGTCGATGGGCCAGACGATGAAGAGGGCTCGCCCGACGATCTTGTCCATGGGGACGGAGCCGTCGGAGCCGTTGTTGGACGGCGCGTCGTGGTATCGCGAGTCGGACGAGTCGGAGCGGTGGTCGCCCATGACCCACACGTGGTCCGGGGGAACGACGATGTCGAAGGCCTTGCCCTCGCTCGGTGCATCACCGGGTTTGAGGTAGGTCTCGTTGACGGCGACCCCGTTGATCGTGATCGGCCCGGTCCCGCCCTCCGAGACGACGTGGTCGCCCGGGAGTCCGATGACGCGCTTGATGAGGTGGTTCTCGGCGTCCTCGGGGAGGAGGCCGACGAAGACGAGCAGGTCGTGCAAGGGACCGCCAACGTCCGGGGCGCCATTGGTGAGGGCGCCGCTGAGCCACGGGAACGGCTCGGCCGGGTCCTCGAACACGACGACGTCGCCGCGTCGCAGGTCGAACGGGCCGGGGGTCAGCTTGCTGACGATGACCCGGTCGTCCTTGACGAGGGTGTTCTCCATCGATCCCGACGGGATGTAGAAGGCCTGGAAGAGCCAGGTCTTGACCACGAAGGAGAGCACCATCGCGAGCACGACGACGATGACCAGCTCCTTGAGGGCCGCCACGAGTCCGGCGCCGAACCCGCGCTGGTCGTCCGGCTCGTCGTCCGTGTCGTCAGCCAGGTCAGGCTCGCTCCCTGCCCCGTTGCCCAGCCGCGTGCCGAGCTGAGCGGAGCCGTCCCTCGGGTCGTAGGCGTCGTCCACCCCGTCGCCGAGAGACAGAGCGTCGGGGTCGCCGCCACGGTCCGGGTGTGGTCCCGTGGACTCCGGGCGGCCTGGCACTTGCGACATCACTCACCGTTTCGTCGTGGGGAGCACTTCCCCCCGTCCCTGTCCGAGCGACGGGCAGCTAGGGGGTGGCTGAGGATTCGTCGGGGTCGACTGCTCCGAGTTGGTCGAGCGGCCAGTATCGCACCCACACCTTGCCGATGATGTCGTCTCCCGGGACCATGCCGCCGCCCGGCTCGCCGAGGTGCGCTCGGGAGTCTGCGGACCCGGCCCGGTTGTCCCCCATGACCCACAGGCGTCGGGGCGGGACGAGCACGTCGAACGTCATCGTGCTCGGTTGCTGTCCCGGCTTGAGGTAGGGCTCGTCCACGGGGGTGCCGTTGACCTCGAGGCGCCCGTCGGGCCCGCAGCAGCGAACCCGGTCACCCGGTAGTCCGATGACCCGCTTGACGTAGTCGGTCGGTGGACCTTGCCCGACGAGGGCTTCCAGCCCGTCCACGAGACCCTCGAGCAGTCCCCGGTCGGGCACGTCGAGGTTGAAGGCTCGGGAGGCATCGAAGACGATGATGTCGCCGTGCCGGAGGTCCTCGGGGCTCGTCGTCCGGTCGACGAGGATCCGGTCCCCGACGTGCAGGGTGTCCTCCATCGAGCTGCTGGGAATCCGGAACGGGGTCACGAGCAGGGACCGCACGAGCAGGACGAGGAGCAGCGCCACCGCAGGCCCGATGAGCCACCGCAGGTCTCGGTCGCGACGCCGCGCCGAACTGCTCGTCGACGGGGTGGAGGGCTGGGTGGCCGGCTGTGGAGAGGTCGCGGGGGACGACGAAGGCGCGGTGGAACCCGGGCTGGAGGGCTCCTCGTTCACGGGGAACCACTCGACCCGGGGACCACCGCGCCTCGCGTCACGAACGCATCAGGTGTGCGTGTGGATCAGGCCTTGGCCCCGGACTTGGCCGGCACGGTGTCACGCTTCTCGCGGATCTTGGCCGCCTTGCCGCGCAGGCCGCGCAGGTAGTAGAGCTTCGCGCGGCGGACGTCACCGCGGGTGAGCACCTCGATGTGGTCGATGATCGGGGTGTGGAGCGGGAAGGTGCGCTCGACGCCGACCCCGAAGGAGATCTTGCGGACGGTGAAGGTCTCGCCGATGCCGCCGCCGTGGCGGCGGATGACGACGCCTTGGAAGACCTGGACCCGGGAGCGGGTGCCCTCGACGACCTTGACGTGGACCTTGAGCGTGTCACCGGCGCGGAACTCGGGAATGTCCGAGCGCAGCGACGCGGCGTCGATCGCGTCAAACGTGTGCATGATGCTTCACTTTCCTGGGAGCCACAGGCCACCCGTGCGGGATGTCTGGTTCGCGTTCGGTGCGGCCACGTCGGCCAGCAGGGCCGAGCGTGCTCGGTTCCGCTGGCTGGACTCCCCCTGTGGCAGGGGCCGTCGTCAGCCGGACGCAAGGTCCAAGTTTGCCAGAGCAGGCCGCCATTCCGAAATTCGTTGCCGTATGCCGCTGGGCTCGGTCCCAACCGGCGCCTCCCACGCGGGTGGCGGGGCGGCGAGGGGCCGGACCGGCGTGGTCGGCCGCGGAGCCGGCCGGGTCCCGATAGCGTCGGTCCGTGACCATCAACCCCGGGTGGCCGGTGGCCGTCGCGCTCGTCGCCCTGCTGCTCGTCGCTGTCGTCGCGAACATGGTGTTCCGCCACGGGTTGGCCCGGCAATCGGTCGTGGCCGGCCTGCGAGCGGCCGCGCAGCTGACTGCAGCGGCTGCGGTCATCTCGGTGGTCGTCGGGTCGCTGTGGCTCTCGGCGCTGGCGCTGTTCGGGATGTTCGCGATGGCGGTGCTGACCACCTGTCGGCGCATCGACAGCCCCGGGTCGTGGCCGTGGGCCACTGCGGCGATGGCGGCGGGTGTCGTGCCGGTTCTCGCCATCCTCCTGCTGAGTGGGACCATCCCGTTCCACGGCATTGCGCTGATCCCCGTCGTCGGGATCGTTCTCGGCAACACCATGACGGTCCACACCCTGGTCGGCCGACGAGCCTTCGCCGCGCTGCGGGAGGAGCGAGGCCAGTACGAGGCGGGCCTGTCGCTGGGGATGGTGCCCGACCAGGCGATCGACGAGATCATCGCGCGGCGGGTGCCCGAGGGCCTCGTGCCCAGCCTCGACCAGGTCAAGACCTCTGGCGTCGTCACCCTCCCCGGAGCGTTCATCGGCGTCATGCTGGGCGGGGGCAGCGCCGTGCAGGCCGCGACGGCCCAGGTTCTCGTGCTCTTCGCGATCATGGCCACCCAGTCGGTGACGGCCGGAGTCGAGGCTCGGCTCATCCGGGCCAGACGGACGCTGCCCGACGACCTTCGGGCCACCCTCGTCTCCTAGCCCCTTCGTCGCTTGACCAGCTCGACGGTTCCGCGGATCGCTGGTTCGCCGGGCGCGGTCCGGTATCCAGCCTTGCGGTACATCCGCAGGTTGTCCGAGCTCCCGGCGCCCGCGATGAGTGACACGGTCCACGTGCCGTCCGGGGCGGTGTCCTCCGCGAGGCGGAGCAGGCGGCGCCCGAGCCCGCGGCCCTGCAGGTCCGGAGCCACCATGAGCCTGGAGACGAACAGGTCATCGCCGCGCACCGCGGTGCGCACCGAGCCGACGATCCGGCCACCGTGGCGGGCGACCCACGTGTGGGTCTCGTCGAGGCTGGCCCGCAGCACGCCGATCGGCTCCTCGAGCGGAGGGATGTCGAGGCGCTGGTTGGCCATGGCCTCCTGCACCCAGCACGCCTTGGTCAACGTGAACAGCTCGGGCACGTCCGCGGGCACCGCCGGGCGGATGTCGACGTCGAGCCCGCCGTCCACCGTCACCTGCGCGGGGTGGAGCAGGTCCGGACGACGGGCCGCGGTGCGGGCGAGGCGCTGCTCATGACGCCAGGCGGCGATGGCCGCGTGGTTCCCGGACAGGAGCACGTCGGGCACGGCCCGGTCGCGCCACACTCGCGGCTTGGTGTACAGGGGGTACTCGAGCAGCCCGTCCTCATGCGACTCCTCGAGGAGGGAGTCGGCGTTGCCGATGACGCCCGGCAGCAGCCGGGCGATCGCCTCGACCATGGCGAGGACCGCCACCTCGCCACCGTTCAGGACGTAGTCACCGAGGCTGACCACGGAGACCTCGAGACCGAGGTCCGCCCGGGAGTACTCGTAGACGCGCTCGTCGATGCCCTCGTAGCGACCGCAGGCGAAGACCAGCCACGGCTCTCGGGCGAAATCCCGAGCCATCGCCTGCGTGAACGGCCGGCCCCCGGGGCCCGGCACGATGAGGCGAGGCCGCTGTCCCTCCGCACGGTCCGGGTGCGCGACGACGTGGTCGAGCGCCTCAGCCCACGGCTCGGGCTTCATCACCATGCCGGCGCCACCGCCGAAGGGGGTGTCGTCGACGGAGCGGTGCCGGTCGTGGGCGAACTCGCGCAGGTCGTGAGCGGCGACGGTGAGCAACCCGTCCTGCCGCGCCTTGCCGATGAGCGACAGGTCGAGGGGCGAGAGGTACTCAGGAAAGATCGTGATGACGTCGATGCGCATCAAGCGTCAAGCTCCCGGCTCGCGGAAGAGGTCGAAGAGTCCGGGTGGTGCGTCGACGACGACATGGTCGGCGGCGACCGTCGGGACGATCGCCTCGACGAACGGCACCTGCGCGGTGACTCCGTCGGAGAGCCGGATGACCAGACGGTCCTGGGCCGCACCGAGGTCGAGGCCCGTGACCATACCGAGCACCAGGCCTTCGCGGTCCCGCACCTCGAGGCCGACGAGGTCGTCCTCGAACCAGGCCGCGTCGTCCTCGTCCTCGTCGGCTGTGACGGCCGACGCTTCGACCACCAGCCGGGTCCCGCGCAGGCCCTCGGCTCCGGTGCGGTCCGGGATCTCCTCGAACCCGAGCAGCCACGTCCCGTTGTGGTCGCGCGTCGTCCGGACGGTCAACTGCCTCGGCACGCCGGAGCCCGGCGTCGCCTCGGTCTCGAGAACCTCCCCAGGGGCAAAACGACGCTCGGGATCGTCGGTGTGCAGCTGCACCGTGACCTCACCTCGAAGCCCATGTGGCTTGCCGATGCGCGCCACCAGGACCCTGTCGCCGTTCATGATGACCATCCTCTCAGCAGGGTGACGGCTCGGACCAGCTCTGACCAGCTCTGACCAGCACGGAGCACCTCGGACCAGCTCATCCGGCACGCGTCGCGGACCGCGCCGGCCGCGGAGGGAAGCTCGCAGCAGGAGCGAGCCCGGCGGCATACGGCCTGGCCGCTGGGACCGACGCAGAGTGGGGCGCCCCGGGCTCCCGGGACACCCCACTCGACGTGCGGTCGGCGCTCAGCGCGCCCGGTCGGTGTCGACGATGTCGACCCGGACATTGCCGTTTCCGGCAAGCGCGTTCACGACGGTGCGCAGCGCACTCGCGGTGCGGCCGGACCGGCCGATGACCCGCCCGAGGTCGTCGGGGTGGACCCGCACCTCGAGCAGCTCTCCGCGGCGCAGCTCCTTACGACGCACGACGACGTCCTCGTCGTGGTCGACGATTCCCTTGACGAGGTGCTCGAGCGCCTCCTCGAGCATGCTCAGGACTCGTTCTTCTCGGACGTCTCGGTGCGCTCGGCCTCGGCTTCGGCGGTCACCTTCGCCTCGGCGGCGTCCTCAGTGGCGGCCACGTCGGTGCTCGGCGCCGGCTCCGCCTTCTTCGCGGTCCGCTTGCGCGGCGTGCTCGAGGCGTCCTTGTCGTCGGACGACTTGCCGGCTGCGGCGAGCGCGGCCTCGTACCGCTCCTTCTTGGACTGGCCCTGCTCCTTGGTGCGGAGCTTGCCGTCGTTGATGACCTTGAGGAGGGCTGCGACCGCCTCGGTGGGCTGGGCGCCCTGGGCGATCCAGTAGTTGGCGCGCTCCATGTCGATCTCGATGAGCGACGGCTCCTCGGTGGGGTGGTACTTGCCGATCTCCTCGATCGCCCGGCCATCACGCTTGGTGCGGGAGTCCATGACGACGACGCGGTAGAACGGTGCACGGATCTTGCCCATGCGCTTCAGACGAATCTTGACTGCCACTGGTGTGGTGTCTCCTGTTTCTTGTTGTGAACG is a genomic window containing:
- a CDS encoding YifB family Mg chelatase-like AAA ATPase translates to MSLGRTKAVGLSGVNGFIVEVEAHVAGGLPGFVISGLGDSAVKQSPERIKAVSSLVAEMLVNQRRVTVNLSPAGRRKVGTGFDLAIFIAVAAAMNIVPAEVVRQVVHLGELGLDGSVRGVTGVLPAAHAASLAGVRHVVVPAVNAAEARLVTGVEVHAVSDVRELVQRYRDLSRGLVVVPVEEPPRDEASVPRTSTDLSDVLGQAEAKIALEIAAAGGHHLLLAGPPGAGKTMLAERLPALLPPLEEDQSMSVTAIHSVLGLLEDVRLITRPPFVAPHHGASQSAIIGGGSGHIRPGAITQANCGVLFLDETPEFDKAVLQALRTPLERGSVTIARAHETVTFPARFQLVLAANPCPCGNGWGQGLDCTCSVAMRRSYFGKLSGPLLDRVDLQVHVQPPGLSLAAQPPGASTREVAARVAAARAVQRERWRGLLIDGWALNAHVPGSLLRSPAWRLPASATAPLDRALDRGSISLRGYDRSLRSAWTVADLSGLQRPGRDQVELALSMRGQVGVAA
- a CDS encoding YraN family protein, giving the protein MDIPPTRALGAYGEALACRYLADAGFTILDRNWRCARGEIDIVAREAETLVVCEVKTRSTEQFGAPFEAVTRQKLQRLRRLACLWLDARPAAVRRRLETRTIRIDVISILRPRAGMPRLTHLRGVQ
- a CDS encoding DUF2469 domain-containing protein, which encodes MSSEDLEKYETEMELQLYKEYRDVVGLFTHVVETERRFYLANSVDLKVRTDGGEVFFDVTMADAWVWDIYRPARFVKNVRVVTFKDVNIEELPKPDIKLPESGEFS
- a CDS encoding ribonuclease HII — its product is MAVRTPSKKPSLRVERQLQRAGHRLLAGMDEVGRGALAGPVSVGVVVIDETVRSAPTGVKDSKLLTERARRGLVPRIQRWAVAYSVGHASPAEIDDIGIMAALRLAGLRALATLEVVPDLVILDGNHDWLTAPYEVGLLAFADAAGPTTPPVTTMIKADLKCSSVAAASVIAKVERDELMVRLGAEHPAYGWTLNKGYSAPEHIDALARIGPCELHRRSWRLPGVYEPGTVALPDEALEGVLNEGAEAHVPALMTADQTETAVR
- the lepB gene encoding signal peptidase I, yielding MSQVPGRPESTGPHPDRGGDPDALSLGDGVDDAYDPRDGSAQLGTRLGNGAGSEPDLADDTDDEPDDQRGFGAGLVAALKELVIVVVLAMVLSFVVKTWLFQAFYIPSGSMENTLVKDDRVIVSKLTPGPFDLRRGDVVVFEDPAEPFPWLSGALTNGAPDVGGPLHDLLVFVGLLPEDAENHLIKRVIGLPGDHVVSEGGTGPITINGVAVNETYLKPGDAPSEGKAFDIVVPPDHVWVMGDHRSDSSDSRYHDAPSNNGSDGSVPMDKIVGRALFIVWPIDHVTWLGVPERTFETVPAPSGSPSS
- the lepB gene encoding signal peptidase I — its product is MNEEPSSPGSTAPSSSPATSPQPATQPSTPSTSSSARRRDRDLRWLIGPAVALLLVLLVRSLLVTPFRIPSSSMEDTLHVGDRILVDRTTSPEDLRHGDIIVFDASRAFNLDVPDRGLLEGLVDGLEALVGQGPPTDYVKRVIGLPGDRVRCCGPDGRLEVNGTPVDEPYLKPGQQPSTMTFDVLVPPRRLWVMGDNRAGSADSRAHLGEPGGGMVPGDDIIGKVWVRYWPLDQLGAVDPDESSATP
- the rplS gene encoding 50S ribosomal protein L19, encoding MHTFDAIDAASLRSDIPEFRAGDTLKVHVKVVEGTRSRVQVFQGVVIRRHGGGIGETFTVRKISFGVGVERTFPLHTPIIDHIEVLTRGDVRRAKLYYLRGLRGKAAKIREKRDTVPAKSGAKA
- a CDS encoding ABC transporter permease translates to MTINPGWPVAVALVALLLVAVVANMVFRHGLARQSVVAGLRAAAQLTAAAAVISVVVGSLWLSALALFGMFAMAVLTTCRRIDSPGSWPWATAAMAAGVVPVLAILLLSGTIPFHGIALIPVVGIVLGNTMTVHTLVGRRAFAALREERGQYEAGLSLGMVPDQAIDEIIARRVPEGLVPSLDQVKTSGVVTLPGAFIGVMLGGGSAVQAATAQVLVLFAIMATQSVTAGVEARLIRARRTLPDDLRATLVS
- the trmD gene encoding tRNA (guanosine(37)-N1)-methyltransferase TrmD → MRIDVITIFPEYLSPLDLSLIGKARQDGLLTVAAHDLREFAHDRHRSVDDTPFGGGAGMVMKPEPWAEALDHVVAHPDRAEGQRPRLIVPGPGGRPFTQAMARDFAREPWLVFACGRYEGIDERVYEYSRADLGLEVSVVSLGDYVLNGGEVAVLAMVEAIARLLPGVIGNADSLLEESHEDGLLEYPLYTKPRVWRDRAVPDVLLSGNHAAIAAWRHEQRLARTAARRPDLLHPAQVTVDGGLDVDIRPAVPADVPELFTLTKACWVQEAMANQRLDIPPLEEPIGVLRASLDETHTWVARHGGRIVGSVRTAVRGDDLFVSRLMVAPDLQGRGLGRRLLRLAEDTAPDGTWTVSLIAGAGSSDNLRMYRKAGYRTAPGEPAIRGTVELVKRRRG
- the rimM gene encoding ribosome maturation factor RimM (Essential for efficient processing of 16S rRNA) — encoded protein: MNGDRVLVARIGKPHGLRGEVTVQLHTDDPERRFAPGEVLETEATPGSGVPRQLTVRTTRDHNGTWLLGFEEIPDRTGAEGLRGTRLVVEASAVTADEDEDDAAWFEDDLVGLEVRDREGLVLGMVTGLDLGAAQDRLVIRLSDGVTAQVPFVEAIVPTVAADHVVVDAPPGLFDLFREPGA
- a CDS encoding RNA-binding protein, which produces MLEEALEHLVKGIVDHDEDVVVRRKELRRGELLEVRVHPDDLGRVIGRSGRTASALRTVVNALAGNGNVRVDIVDTDRAR
- the rpsP gene encoding 30S ribosomal protein S16, with translation MAVKIRLKRMGKIRAPFYRVVVMDSRTKRDGRAIEEIGKYHPTEEPSLIEIDMERANYWIAQGAQPTEAVAALLKVINDGKLRTKEQGQSKKERYEAALAAAGKSSDDKDASSTPRKRTAKKAEPAPSTDVAATEDAAEAKVTAEAEAERTETSEKNES